The proteins below come from a single Prosthecobacter sp. SYSU 5D2 genomic window:
- a CDS encoding RluA family pseudouridine synthase: MDWIITEQSDIGQRLDKHLTGRFTDLSRSRLQDLIRDGHVTLNGRPAKASISLKPGDAISLVIPEATAVEVVAQDIPLEILFEDKDILVLNKPPGLVVHPAAGNPDGTLVNALLHHCDDLSGIGGEMRPGIVHRLDKDTSGCMVVAKNDIAHRRLSEAFAERRMSKIYLAAINGVPKEKSGRIQNLIGRHPVDRKRMAILYDGAGKEAITEWEQLSVYKDTALIRCKLLTGRTHQIRVHMKEGLGFPILGDPIYGHPSRQKIPSTRLMLHAWKLSLHHPIHDQPMSFEATVPAEYGPWMCR, encoded by the coding sequence GTGGACTGGATTATTACAGAGCAGAGCGATATTGGGCAACGATTGGACAAGCATCTTACAGGACGATTTACTGATCTGTCCCGCTCCCGGTTGCAAGATTTGATTCGAGACGGACATGTCACCCTCAATGGCCGTCCGGCCAAAGCCAGCATCTCATTAAAGCCTGGGGACGCCATTTCCCTGGTCATCCCGGAGGCCACAGCCGTGGAGGTCGTCGCCCAGGACATACCGTTGGAGATTCTGTTTGAGGACAAGGACATCCTCGTCCTCAACAAGCCGCCGGGGCTTGTTGTGCACCCTGCGGCGGGGAACCCGGATGGCACCCTGGTCAATGCCCTCCTTCATCACTGTGATGATCTCAGCGGCATCGGCGGAGAAATGCGCCCGGGCATTGTCCACCGGCTGGATAAGGACACCAGCGGCTGCATGGTCGTGGCCAAAAACGACATCGCCCACCGGCGGCTTTCTGAAGCCTTCGCCGAACGCCGGATGAGCAAAATTTACCTGGCGGCCATCAACGGCGTGCCGAAGGAGAAAAGCGGCCGCATCCAGAACCTCATCGGCCGCCATCCGGTGGACCGGAAACGCATGGCCATTCTGTATGATGGTGCGGGCAAGGAAGCCATCACCGAGTGGGAGCAGCTTTCCGTATATAAAGACACCGCCCTCATCCGCTGCAAGCTCCTCACCGGCCGTACCCATCAGATCCGTGTGCACATGAAAGAGGGGCTTGGATTTCCCATCCTGGGAGATCCAATTTACGGCCATCCCAGCCGCCAGAAGATCCCTAGCACACGGCTCATGCTCCATGCCTGGAAGCTGAGCCTCCATCATCCCATCCATGACCAGCCCATGAGTTTTGAGGCAACCGTACCGGCAGAATACGGCCCCTGGATGTGCCGGTGA